One genomic segment of Streptomyces sp. TLI_146 includes these proteins:
- a CDS encoding Tex family protein, with protein sequence MTTSIEGRIAEELGVRERQVKAAVELLDGGSTVPFIARYRKEATEMLDDAQLRTLEERLRYLRELEDRRTAVLDSVREQGKLTEELERQIRAADTKARLEDIYLPFKPKRRTKAQIAREAGLEPLAQGLLTDPSVEPLAAAAAFVDADKGVADPAAALEGARAILTERFSEDADLIGEVRERMWTKGRLVAKVREGKEEAGAKFADYFDFTEPFTALPSHRVLAMLRGEKEEVLDLVLEPEGSPEDAAVPGPSAYENMVARRFGIADRGRPGDKWLADTVRWAWRTRILVHLGIDLRLRLRTAAEDEAVRVFASNLRDLLLAAPAGTRATLGLDPGFRTGVKVAVVDATGKVVATDVIYPHVPANKWDQALAKLAGLAKEHAVELIAIGNGTASRETDKLAGELIAKHPELKLTKVMVSEAGASVYSASAFASQELPDMDVSLRGAVSIARRLQDPLAELVKIDPKSIGVGQYQHDLSEVKLSRSLDAVVEDCVNGVGVDVNTASAPLLSRVSGIGAGLAENIVAHRDANGPFRSRKALKDVARLGPKAYEQCAGFLRIRGGYDPLDASSVHPEAYPVVRRMVKSTGSEVAALIGNTAVLRSLRADAFVDETFGLPTVTDILRELEKPGRDPRPAFKTATFKEGVEKIGDLEPGMVLEGVVTNVAAFGAFIDIGVHQDGLAHVSALSRTFVKDPREVVKPGDIVRVKVLDVDVPRKRISLTLRLDDEAGASGGGPKREGRPPQQRQQQRGGGDRNRGGRQSPPPPANGAMADALRKAGLLDPKGRR encoded by the coding sequence GTGACGACGTCCATCGAAGGCAGGATCGCCGAGGAACTCGGTGTACGGGAGCGGCAGGTGAAGGCCGCCGTCGAGCTGCTCGACGGCGGGTCGACCGTGCCGTTCATCGCGCGCTACCGCAAGGAAGCGACCGAGATGCTCGACGACGCCCAGCTGCGCACCCTGGAGGAGCGGCTGCGGTATCTGCGCGAGCTGGAGGACCGCCGCACGGCGGTCCTCGACTCCGTACGCGAGCAGGGCAAGCTCACCGAGGAGCTGGAGCGGCAGATCCGCGCCGCCGACACCAAGGCGCGCCTGGAGGACATCTATCTGCCCTTCAAGCCCAAGCGGCGCACCAAGGCGCAGATCGCGCGCGAGGCGGGCCTCGAACCGCTGGCGCAGGGCCTGCTCACCGACCCGTCGGTGGAGCCGCTGGCCGCCGCGGCCGCGTTCGTCGACGCGGACAAGGGCGTCGCGGACCCGGCGGCGGCCCTGGAGGGCGCCCGCGCCATCCTCACCGAGCGGTTCTCCGAGGACGCCGACCTGATCGGCGAGGTGCGCGAGCGGATGTGGACCAAGGGCCGCCTCGTGGCCAAGGTGCGCGAGGGCAAGGAGGAGGCGGGCGCCAAGTTCGCCGACTACTTCGACTTCACCGAACCGTTCACGGCGCTGCCCTCGCACCGGGTCCTGGCGATGCTGCGCGGCGAGAAGGAGGAGGTCCTGGACCTCGTCCTGGAGCCCGAAGGTTCCCCGGAGGACGCGGCGGTGCCCGGCCCCTCGGCGTACGAGAACATGGTGGCGCGCCGCTTCGGCATCGCGGACCGGGGCCGGCCGGGCGACAAGTGGCTGGCCGACACCGTCCGCTGGGCGTGGCGCACCCGGATCCTGGTGCACCTCGGCATCGACCTGCGGCTGCGGCTGCGCACGGCCGCCGAGGACGAGGCGGTGCGGGTCTTCGCCTCGAACCTGCGCGACCTGCTGCTCGCCGCCCCGGCCGGGACGCGCGCGACGCTGGGGCTCGACCCCGGGTTCCGTACGGGCGTGAAGGTGGCCGTCGTGGACGCGACGGGCAAGGTCGTGGCGACGGACGTGATCTACCCGCACGTCCCGGCCAACAAGTGGGACCAGGCGCTCGCCAAGCTGGCGGGGCTCGCCAAGGAGCACGCGGTCGAGCTGATCGCCATCGGCAACGGCACGGCGTCCCGCGAGACCGACAAGCTCGCCGGTGAACTGATCGCCAAGCACCCCGAGTTGAAGCTCACCAAGGTCATGGTGTCGGAGGCGGGCGCCTCCGTGTACTCGGCGTCGGCGTTCGCCTCACAGGAACTGCCCGACATGGACGTGTCGCTGCGCGGCGCGGTCTCCATCGCCCGCCGCCTCCAGGACCCGCTCGCCGAGCTGGTCAAGATCGACCCCAAGTCGATCGGCGTCGGCCAGTACCAGCACGACCTCTCCGAGGTGAAGCTGTCGCGCTCGCTCGACGCGGTCGTGGAGGACTGTGTGAACGGGGTGGGGGTGGACGTCAACACCGCGTCCGCACCGCTGCTCTCGCGCGTCTCGGGCATCGGCGCCGGACTCGCCGAGAACATCGTGGCGCACCGCGACGCCAACGGCCCGTTCCGCTCCCGCAAGGCCCTCAAGGACGTGGCCCGCCTGGGCCCGAAGGCGTACGAGCAGTGCGCGGGCTTCCTGCGCATCCGCGGCGGCTACGACCCGCTGGACGCGTCCAGCGTGCACCCCGAGGCGTATCCGGTGGTGCGCCGGATGGTGAAGTCCACGGGCAGCGAGGTGGCGGCGCTCATCGGCAACACGGCGGTGCTGCGGTCGCTGCGGGCCGACGCGTTCGTGGACGAGACCTTCGGTCTGCCGACGGTCACGGACATCCTGCGCGAGCTGGAGAAGCCCGGGCGCGACCCGCGGCCCGCCTTCAAGACGGCGACCTTCAAGGAAGGCGTCGAGAAGATCGGCGACCTGGAACCGGGGATGGTCCTCGAGGGCGTGGTGACGAACGTGGCGGCGTTCGGCGCGTTCATCGACATCGGGGTGCACCAGGACGGGCTGGCACATGTGTCGGCGCTGTCCAGGACGTTCGTGAAGGACCCGCGCGAGGTCGTGAAGCCGGGGGACATCGTCAGGGTGAAGGTCCTTGACGTGGATGTGCCGCGCAAGCGGATTTCCTTGACGCTGCGGCTCGACGACGAGGCCGGCGCCTCGGGCGGCGGGCCCAAGCGGGAGGGACGGCCGCCTCAGCAGCGGCAGCAGCAGCGGGGCGGTGGCGACCGCAATCGTGGTGGCCGCCAGTCGCCGCCGCCCCCGGCGAACGGGGCGATGGCGGATGCCCTGCGCAAGGCGGGGCTGCTGGACCCGAAGGGTCGCAGGTGA
- a CDS encoding GlxA family transcriptional regulator — MAQRTVLIVLFEDVQSLDVTGPMEVFTGAGHFARAVGDEYRVRTASLDGGPVRSSSRLTLVPDFSLAEAPGPHTLLVPGGSGTRAPDPALIAWLHEHGPRAERLVSVCTGAELLAAAGLLDGRRATTHWAYCASLARRHPKVTVEPDPIYVRDGNVATSAGVTAGIDLSLALVEEDLGREAALTVARHLVVFLRRPGNQAQFSAQLSAQTASREPLREVQHWITEHPGEDLSVPALAARARLSPRHFARAFQAETGTTPGRYVERVRVEHARRLLEDTADGVEEISRACGYGTPEAMRRAFLKSLGTAPAEYRRRFHPAN; from the coding sequence ATGGCACAGCGAACCGTCCTCATCGTCCTCTTCGAGGACGTCCAGAGCCTGGACGTCACCGGCCCCATGGAGGTCTTCACGGGGGCCGGCCACTTCGCCCGGGCCGTCGGCGACGAGTACCGCGTCCGCACCGCCTCGCTGGACGGCGGCCCGGTCCGCAGCTCCAGCCGGCTCACCCTCGTCCCGGACTTCTCGCTGGCCGAGGCGCCCGGGCCGCACACCCTGCTGGTGCCGGGCGGCAGCGGCACCCGCGCCCCGGACCCGGCCCTGATCGCCTGGCTGCACGAGCACGGGCCCCGGGCCGAGCGGCTGGTCTCCGTCTGCACCGGGGCCGAGCTCCTCGCGGCGGCGGGGCTGCTCGACGGGCGCCGGGCGACCACCCACTGGGCGTACTGCGCGTCCCTGGCGCGCCGCCACCCCAAGGTCACCGTCGAACCCGACCCCATCTACGTACGCGACGGGAACGTGGCCACCTCGGCCGGGGTGACGGCCGGGATCGACCTCTCCCTCGCGCTGGTCGAGGAGGACCTGGGGCGCGAGGCCGCGCTCACCGTGGCCCGCCACCTGGTGGTGTTCCTGCGCCGCCCGGGCAACCAGGCCCAGTTCAGCGCCCAGCTCTCGGCTCAGACCGCCAGCCGCGAGCCGCTGCGAGAGGTGCAGCACTGGATCACCGAGCACCCCGGCGAGGACCTCTCGGTCCCGGCACTGGCCGCCCGCGCCCGGCTCTCGCCGCGCCACTTCGCCCGCGCCTTCCAGGCCGAGACCGGGACGACGCCCGGCCGCTACGTCGAGCGCGTCCGCGTCGAGCACGCCCGGCGGCTCCTTGAGGACACCGCCGACGGAGTCGAGGAGATCTCCCGCGCCTGCGGCTACGGCACCCCGGAGGCCATGCGCCGCGCCTTCCTCAAGTCCCTGGGAACCGCGCCCGCCGAGTACCGGCGCCGGTTCCACCCCGCCAACTGA